The window TTGACAAAGACTCTTATAAGGTTTCAGGAGGTCTTCACGGAGTGGGGGTTTCTTGTGTGAACGCACTTTCCAACGAGATGATCACTACTGTTTACAGGGATGGAAATGTTTACCAGCAGATTTATTCAAGAGGAAAAGCACAGACAGGTGTTGAAGAGATTGGCCACAGCGAAAAAAGAGGTACCAAGCAGTTTTTCCAGCCGGATGATACAATATTTACAGAATTAGTTTACAACTACGATACGTTAGCAAGCCGTTTAAGAGAACTTTCTTACCTTAATAAAGGGATTACCATTACCCTTACTGATGAAAGAGAAAAACTGGAAGACGGTTCTTTCAGAACTGAAGTATTTCATTCTGAAGGAGGGTTAAAAGAATTTGTTGCTTACATCGACGGCAGCCGTGAATCAATCATGGAGCATGTGATTTTTATGGAAGGAGAAAGAGATGATATCCCCGTAGAAGTTGCCATGCGTTATAATACCTCTTTCAACGAGAACCTTCACTCTTATGTAAACAATATCAATACCCATGAAGGAGGAACTCACCTTGCCGGTTTTAGACGTGCTTTGACGAGAACCCTTAAGAAATATGCCGATGATCTGGGGATTCCGCAGAAAGAAAAAGTAGAAGTTACAGGAGATGATTTCCGTGAAGGGTTAACAGCTGTGATTTCCGTAAAAGTAATGGAACCTCAGTTTGAAGGACAGACCAAAACAAAATTAGGAAACTCTGAAGTTTCCGGAGCTGTAGATAAAATTGTAGGAGAAATGCTTACTAACTTCCTAGAAGAGAATCCTGCAGAAGCGAAGCTGATTGTTCAGAAAGTAGTTTTGGCTGCCAAAGCAAGACAAGCCGCTAAGAAAGCCCGTGAAATGGTTCAGAGAAAATCTCCTATGGGAGGTTCCGGTCTTCCCGGGAAGTTATCTGACTGCTCTTCCAAAGACCCGGCAGAATCTGAGATTTTCCTCGTAGAGGGAGATTCCGCAGGTGGAACAGCTAAGCAGGGTAGAGACAGACATTTCCAGGCTATCCTTCCGTTAAGAGGTAAAATTTTGAACGTAGAAAAGTCTATGCTTCATAAAGTTTACGATAATGAGGAGATCAGAAATATCTATACCGCTCTTGGAGTTTCTGTAGGAACAGAAGAAGACAGCAAAGCTCTGAATATGGCAAAGCTAAGATACCACAAGATCGTGATCATGACCGATGCCGATATTGACGGATCTCACATTTCTACATTGATCCTTACTTTCTTCTTCAGATATATGAAGGAACTTATTGAGAACGGGTATATCTATATTGCCCAACCTCCTTTATATCTACTCAAGAAAGGAAACAAAAAAGTGTATGCTTATAACGAAAAAGAACGTGAAGAGTTTACGCTGGACATGGCACCGGACGGAAAAGGAGTAGAAGTGCAACGTTACAAAGGTCTTGGAGAGATGAACCCTGAACAGCTATGGGAAACAACGCTTAACCCTGAACACAGGATTCTGAAGCAGGTAACTATTGATAATGCAGTGGAAGCAGACAGTATTTTCTCAATGCTGATGGGAGATGAAGTTCCACCAAGAAGAGAGTTTATCGAGAAAAATGCAAAATATGCAAAAATTGATGCATAAACCTTTTTAAAAAATATAATAAAAAAAGCTTCTAATTATTTAGAAGCTTTTTTTATATTTGGATAAACCAAAAAAACAATAATATGTTAACTCTTTTACAAACAGACCCTTACAATGGGGCAGATGCCGCGTCTGGTGCAATTGCAGCCGGATTAGGAATCGGGACGATGTTCTTCGGCTTACTATGCTATATCTTCTATGGATACTGTATGTACAAAATCTTCCAGAAAGCAGGGAGACAAGATGCATGGGCCGCCTTTATACCAATTTATAATACGATTGTATTACTGGAAATCGTAAAAAAGCCAATATGGTGGATCATCCTTTTCTTTATCCCATTGGTGAATATCTATGCCTGCTGGGTGGTTTATGACAGGCTCGCTAAAGGTTTTTCTAAAGAAACACCTCTCTACACCATTCTGATTCTTCTTTTTGGGTTTATCTTTATTCCTGTATTAGGCCTTGGAAGTGATCAGTATGATAGTAAACTGGTTCCAAATGATTAAAAAAGACAAAAAATGTAAAGACTTCAGAAATGAGGTCTTTTTTTATAACCTATTTCTTTCATTGTAGAATTTATTGTACTTCCTGTTGTTATTAATTCTACATCATCCCGATATCCCGAATTATAATTTATTTTAAATTTGAAATGCAGACAAAAATGAAATTTATCCATTATGCCATAGAATACATATTCTCTTCTCCCAATATAGAATGAGTATAAATATTCTTTTTTAACTTTTCAGAATGTGATGATGAAAAGTTGGTAATGTGTTCATTTCCTTATAAGTACATTTAAAACAGTGCTTTTTTAAGTATTAGGTTAAGGCTTCATATGTTGAAGCCTTTTATATTTTTTTTAACAGTTATTAAGATTTTATTATTTTTGCGTAATTTTAATAACTATGATGAAAATACTAGTTCTTGGGGCGCTTTCCGTTGCCTCGTTATATTTTGCACAAAGCTATCCTGCTTCAGCAATTCCCGAAAATTTAAAGAAAAATGCTAACGTAGTTATCCGAAAGGATTTTACCACAGCCCAGATCAATAAAGTAGATGAAATAAAATACCAGTATAACACCGTCACTACCGTTTTAAACAAAGACGGTAACGAACAGGCTGTTGTTTATATTCCTTACGATAAAGCAAGACGTATTTCAAACATAAAAGTCATTATTTATGATGAAGCCGGAAAAAAGATCAAGAGTGTTTCAAAGTCTGATTTTCAGGATATAGCCAATAATTCTCAGGGAGTTTTTTATTCGGATAACAGAATGCTTGTATATTCGTATACACCCGCCCAGTATCCTTATACAATAGATTTCTCTTATGAGACAAATGATGAAAATACAGTTTTCATTCCTGATTTTGTGCCTTTTACCTCTGTAAAAACATCGTTGGAAGAAGCACAGTTTAAGGTTGTTAATAACTCAGGAATCGAGCTTAGAACTAAAATCTATCCCTCAAAATATAATTATGCAGCTGTAATCGAAAGCGGAACTGCCAATGATAAAACCTATTCGTATAAAAATGTACCTGCTATAGATGATGCATTTATGATACCACAGCCTGTTAAAATTCTGCCTTCCGTCAACTTTGCTCTGGCAAAATTCAGTCTAGCAGGGAAGCAGGGAACGCTAAATAACTGGAAAGATTTCGGAACATGGATTTATAATGATCTTCTCATACCCGTTTCAGGATCTACACCTGCCATTAAAGCAGAAGTAGCTTCCTTACAACTGCAGGGTTCTGTAGAAGATAAGGTAAAAAAAATCTATCAGTACATGCAGAACAAAAGCCGTTATATTGCAGTATCATTGGGGATAGGAGGCTGGCAGCCTATGCTGCCGGATGAGGTTCAGAAAAAAGGATATGGAGACTGCAAAGGACTTACCAATTATATGAGAATTCTTTTGACAGAGGCGGGGATTCCGTCTACGTACTGTATCATCAATTCTGGCCGCTCGCAGGTTTCTTTTGATCCTGA of the Chryseobacterium aureum genome contains:
- the gyrB gene encoding DNA topoisomerase (ATP-hydrolyzing) subunit B, coding for MSQKQYTASSIQALEGMEHVRMRPSMYIGDVGVRGLHHLVYEVVDNSIDEALAGYCDTIFVSIKEGNGIEVSDNGRGIPVDFHEKEQKSALEVVMTKIGAGGKFDKDSYKVSGGLHGVGVSCVNALSNEMITTVYRDGNVYQQIYSRGKAQTGVEEIGHSEKRGTKQFFQPDDTIFTELVYNYDTLASRLRELSYLNKGITITLTDEREKLEDGSFRTEVFHSEGGLKEFVAYIDGSRESIMEHVIFMEGERDDIPVEVAMRYNTSFNENLHSYVNNINTHEGGTHLAGFRRALTRTLKKYADDLGIPQKEKVEVTGDDFREGLTAVISVKVMEPQFEGQTKTKLGNSEVSGAVDKIVGEMLTNFLEENPAEAKLIVQKVVLAAKARQAAKKAREMVQRKSPMGGSGLPGKLSDCSSKDPAESEIFLVEGDSAGGTAKQGRDRHFQAILPLRGKILNVEKSMLHKVYDNEEIRNIYTALGVSVGTEEDSKALNMAKLRYHKIVIMTDADIDGSHISTLILTFFFRYMKELIENGYIYIAQPPLYLLKKGNKKVYAYNEKEREEFTLDMAPDGKGVEVQRYKGLGEMNPEQLWETTLNPEHRILKQVTIDNAVEADSIFSMLMGDEVPPRREFIEKNAKYAKIDA
- a CDS encoding DUF3857 domain-containing protein; this encodes MMKILVLGALSVASLYFAQSYPASAIPENLKKNANVVIRKDFTTAQINKVDEIKYQYNTVTTVLNKDGNEQAVVYIPYDKARRISNIKVIIYDEAGKKIKSVSKSDFQDIANNSQGVFYSDNRMLVYSYTPAQYPYTIDFSYETNDENTVFIPDFVPFTSVKTSLEEAQFKVVNNSGIELRTKIYPSKYNYAAVIESGTANDKTYSYKNVPAIDDAFMIPQPVKILPSVNFALAKFSLAGKQGTLNNWKDFGTWIYNDLLIPVSGSTPAIKAEVASLQLQGSVEDKVKKIYQYMQNKSRYIAVSLGIGGWQPMLPDEVQKKGYGDCKGLTNYMRILLTEAGIPSTYCIINSGRSQVSFDPEFPSMGGNHVILMVPTEKGNIWLENTSQQIAFNHLGYTTTDRNVLAVTQKGIELINTPTYKAEQNKEKQVLRINLNEDNSITGTGNFAYTGNQYDYNLRFANLNPKEKNEAVKGTFDILNFEKVEMKNFNNDRDNAIITYDLDFKTNNFSKKAGNSLLFRSIPIFSDVIYKTDESRELPFEVNMSFEDEYEIAFILPKGYKIDETPDNSAITSEFGSYKLSFVKNDDQVKVIRKMQINKGLYPKEKYNDYISFRKKIMNMDNSKILITKI
- a CDS encoding DUF5684 domain-containing protein yields the protein MLTLLQTDPYNGADAASGAIAAGLGIGTMFFGLLCYIFYGYCMYKIFQKAGRQDAWAAFIPIYNTIVLLEIVKKPIWWIILFFIPLVNIYACWVVYDRLAKGFSKETPLYTILILLFGFIFIPVLGLGSDQYDSKLVPND